GACCCAATTTGTGTGTAAATGCCCCCTGCCATGTGCGATCCCAGGGCATCGCCTGCGGCATAGAGCCCGGGGATATTGGATGCGCCTTGGGAATTGAAGGGAACCAGACCTTCGGATTTGTGGATGGACAAGCCGGCTGACGCACCTCCCGAAGGTATGCCACCCATGCCCGGAGGCGGTCCCTGGTGATCTCTGCCGCCGGGATTTTTCTCCCTGGCGTGATCCCCGGGACGTTCTCCATCTGGTGGTCCCTGATGCAACCCGGCAGGGCGTATGGGGCCGCCGGAAATCTGCATGGTGTGGTCGGGTGGTGGGCCGTCAGGCTGTTCCCCACCGGGTCCCTGTCTGTATACCTGGTAGTTCATATCCATACCCAGGTCATGGCGGATACCGACGCCCACCTTGTTGGGTGGTTCCTGGAGCATGGGACCCCATTGCCCAAAGACATCAGCCGGATGTTTCAGATTGGCCCCGTGACCGTCGTTCCATTCCTTGCCGGTTATTTTGGCGCCGATGCGGTAGGCCATCATGGACCCGTCATGGGTCAGATCGCAGATGGGGAACCCATTGGGCTTGAACCCCCCGGCTCCGGTACACAAAACGACTGTTTTGGCCCTGAAAAAATGGATCTTGGGTTCGTCCAGGCTGAACCCGGCCGCACCGGCGATGACGCCTTTTTCCCGGACAAGATGGGTGAGCATGATCCTTTCCATGACGGGAATTTTTCGTTCTTGTATGGGTATCGCGAATGATTTGGCATACAGGGGGGATTTGAAGAATCCCCAGGATTCAAGTTCTTTGACCCGGGCCAGGGAGTGCTCGGCCATCTGGCGGGTGAACACCGGGTTGTTGGTGCCCATGGCCGAATGGGAGACCTGGGAGGTAAAGGTGTCCAGGTCCATGGTGGCGGTTGCCGGATCATAGGCAAAGATGCCCCTGGCAAAGGGGGTCTGACCGGAAGAACCGAGTCTTCCCTTGGAAACCATGATCACGTCGGCCCCGGCATCATGGGCCTTGACCGCGGCAAACAGGCCCGCAATACCGCTCCCCACCACCAGGACATGGGTCTGATGATCCGTGGTGGTCATTTTCCGGAAGTCGATTTCCGGGATATTGGCGGTGCATTCCGTGGAAAATCCCAGGGCAGCCAGGGCGGCCAGTCCTGCTGCGCCCCCGGCCAGGGTCATGAAATTTCTGCGAGACATTCCGCATGATGGTCGGGTGGTGTCCATGTATGATCTCCTGATTCATTTTCTGATTGGGTCAGGTAGCAAAGGCCAGGACTGATCGACACAGAAATGTGTCTTTTTCGAGGTGGCATGCTACCCCCATGCAACAATGACCGGAATGGATTTGTCCGGATTGATGGTAATGGCGTCCACGGGACAGTACATCTGGCACAAATGGCAGAGTTGGCAGTCGGCCGAATACTTGATGAACGCCTTTCCGGTCTGCGAGTTCTGACGGATAACGTCCGTGGGACAGGTGCTCACGCAGGTCCCGCAGCCGATACATCCCTTGATACTTTGTATGGTCATGATGTTTGAAA
The Desulfoplanes formicivorans DNA segment above includes these coding regions:
- a CDS encoding FAD-dependent oxidoreductase, with the translated sequence MDTTRPSCGMSRRNFMTLAGGAAGLAALAALGFSTECTANIPEIDFRKMTTTDHQTHVLVVGSGIAGLFAAVKAHDAGADVIMVSKGRLGSSGQTPFARGIFAYDPATATMDLDTFTSQVSHSAMGTNNPVFTRQMAEHSLARVKELESWGFFKSPLYAKSFAIPIQERKIPVMERIMLTHLVREKGVIAGAAGFSLDEPKIHFFRAKTVVLCTGAGGFKPNGFPICDLTHDGSMMAYRIGAKITGKEWNDGHGANLKHPADVFGQWGPMLQEPPNKVGVGIRHDLGMDMNYQVYRQGPGGEQPDGPPPDHTMQISGGPIRPAGLHQGPPDGERPGDHAREKNPGGRDHQGPPPGMGGIPSGGASAGLSIHKSEGLVPFNSQGASNIPGLYAAGDALGSHMAGGIYTQIGSSLAGSAVQGAIAGEAAARYAQTGTMPSLSSAQRTKIQAEMLAPLRRDRGYSPAWITQTLQSVMIPNFVLYIKKESLLKAALTYVEELRDHHQPMLKAADLHELRLAHETANMILNAEMKLRASLMRKESRCSHFRLDYPQMDTKNWNAWINIYRGKDGSMQLEKQPFGTWPA
- a CDS encoding 4Fe-4S dicluster domain-containing protein, which produces MTIQSIKGCIGCGTCVSTCPTDVIRQNSQTGKAFIKYSADCQLCHLCQMYCPVDAITINPDKSIPVIVAWG